The following nucleotide sequence is from Pseudonocardia sp. C8.
TCAGCTCGCGGTTGGTCAGCTCGGTCCCGCCGCCGATGTTGTAGATCTCCCCGGCCCGCCCCTTCGCCGCGACCAGCGCGATCCCGTGGCAGTGGTCGTCGACGTGCAGCCAGTCGCGGACGTTGCCGCCGTCGCCGTAGAGCGGCACCCTCCCGCCGTCGAGCAGCCGGGTGACGAACAGCGGGATCACCTTCTCCGGGTACTGGTAGGGGCCGTAGTTGTTCGAGCAGCGGGTGATCACCACGTCCAGCCCGTGGGTGCGGTGGTAGCTGCGCGCCAGCAGGTCGCTGCCGGCCTTCGCGGCGCTGTAGGGCGAGTTCGGTTCCAGCGGGTGGTCCTCGGGCCACGAGCCGTCCTCGACGGAGCCGTACACCTCGTCCGTCGAGACGTGCACGAACCGGCCCACGCGTGCGTCCACAGCGGCCTGCAGCAGCACCTGGGTCCCGACCACGTTGGTGGTCACGAAGTCCGCCGCCCCGGCGATCGAGCGGTCCACGTGGGTCTCCGCCGCGAAGTGCACGACCAGGTCCGCGCCGGGCAGCACCTCGGCGACCCGCCGCGGGTCCCGGATGTCACCGCGTTCGACGCGCAGCCGCGGCGAGTCCGCGACCGGCGCGAGGTTCTCGGCCCGCCCGGCGTAGGTGAAGGCGTCGAGCACGACGACCTCGGCGGTGTCGTACCCCGGGTAGCCCTGCCCGAGCAGGGTGCGCACGAAGTGCGAGCCGATGAACCCGGCTCCCCCGGTGACCACGATCCGCACCCGGACCTCCTTCATCCCGCGTCCGGCCAGCGTGTCAGAGTCGGCGGGTCGGACGACGAGGAGGTGGGCACGTGCGCGCCTGCGTGCTGGGGGCCCGGGGGCAGCTCGGGCGGGCGCTGGTCGCGGCCCTGCCGGACGCGGTGGCGCTGGGCCGGGACGACCTCGACGTCGGCGACCCCGACGCCGTCGCCGCGCACGACTTCTCCCGGTACGACGTGGTGTTCAACGCGGCCGCCTACACCGCCGTCGACCGGGCCGAGACCGAGCCTGCCGCCGCCTGGCGGGTGAACGCGCTCGGTCCCGCGCACCTCGCCGCCGCGGCCGCCCGGCACGGCGTGACGCTGGTGCACGTCTCCACCGAGTACGTCTTCGACGGCACCGTGCCCGGCCCGATGCCCGAGGACACCCCGCTCGCGCCGCTCGGCGTGTACGGCGCCTCGAAGGCCGCCGGCGAGCTGGCGGTGCGGGCCGCGCCCCGGCACCTGGTCGCCCGCACCAGCTGGGTGGTCGGCGACGGCGGCAACTTCGTCGCGACGATGGCCCGGCTCGCCCGCGACGGGGCCTGCCCGGCCGTCGTCGACGACCAGGTGGGCCGTCCGACGTTCGCCGGTGACCTCGCCGCCGCGCTGGTCGCCCTCGCCGGCCGCGGGGAGACCGGCACCGTCCACGTGACCAACGACGGCGAACCGGTCAGCTGGTACGGCCTGGCCACCGAGGTGTTCGCGCACTGCGGCCGCGACCCGGGTGACGTCCGGCCGGTCACGACCACCGAGTACGCCGCCGACAAGGCGCACCTGGCCCGCCGGCCCGCGAACTCGGTGCTGGACCTGAGCCGGCTGACCCTGTCCGGGGTGGCGATGCCGCCGTGGCGGGACGCGCTCGCCCGGCACCTGGGGGCGGCCCGGTGAAGGGCATCGTCCTCGCCGGCGGCACCGGCAGCAGGCTGTTCCCGCTGACCCGGGCGGTGTCCAAGCAGCTGCTGCCGGTCTACGACAAACCGATGATCTACCACCCGCTGACGACGCTGATGCTGGCCGGCATCCGGGAGATCCTGCTGATCTCCACCCCGCACGACCTGCCCGGCTTCCAGCGCCTCCTCGGCGACGGCTCCGACCTCGGCCTGCAGCTGACCTACGCGGCCCAGGAGCAGCCGCGCGGGCTGGCCGAGGCGTTCGTCATCGGCGCCGACCACGTCCGCGGCGGCCCGTCGGCGCTCGTGCTGGGCGACAACATCTTCCACGGCGCCTCGTTCGGTGACCTGCTCCGCCGCCAGGTCGCCCGGGTCGCCTCCGGTGACGCCGGCTGCGTGCTGTTCGGCTACCCCGTCCGCGACCCCGAACGCTACGGCGTCGGCGAGGCCGACGACGACGGGAAGCTGATCTCCATCGAGGAGAAGCCCGCGCACCCCCGCTCCGACCGGGCCATCACCGGCCTCTACCTCTACGACGACCAGGTCGCCGACATCGCCGCGAAGATCGAGCCGTCGGCCCGCGGCGAGCTCGAGATCACCGACGTGAACCGCGCCTACCTGGAGCAGGGCCGCGCCCGGCTGCAGGACCTCGGCCGCGGGTTCGCCTGGCTCGACACCGGCACCCACGAGTCGCTCATGGAGGCCGGCCAGTACGTCCGCGTCCTGGAGAACCGCCAGGGCGTGCGGATCGCCTGCGTCGAGGAGGTCGCCCTGCGGATGGGGTTCATCGACGCCGACGCCTGCCATGCGCTCGGCGCGCGGCAGGCGGGCTCCGGCTACGGCGAGTACGTCATGCAGGTGGCCGATCAGTTCCGCCGCCCGCGCTGACAGGGTGAGTGCCGTGAACGAGCCGACGCCCGTGCGGCGCTTCCAGCACGCCCTGTTCCGGATCGGTCAGTGGCTGCTCGGGCACCGCGGCGGCCCGGAGGGCGACATCGAGCCGGGCCTGGCCGTCGTCGGGAAGGACGCCGGGCCCCGGCACGTCCGGCTGTGGATCGGGACCCTGGTGCACGGCTGCGACGCCGACACCCTGACCGCCACGGTGACCGTCACCGGCGGGGCCGGCGACGCGACGGTCACGACGACGCTGCTGCGGTTCGGCTTCGACAGCGAGCGCGCCGTCACCGGCTGGAAGCCGACGACCCGGTTCTTCCACGGACACGTCGTCGTCGACCACCTGGCGCCGGACGCCTGGGGCGAGGCGACCGTCGAGCTGGCGCCGGCGCCCGGTCTGCGCGAGGAGCACTGCCGCGCGTCCTGCCGGGTGCGCACGCTGCCCGCGCGGATCCCGGTCGGCGGCGCGCTGACCGCGCTGGTCGGGTCCTGCTACGACGCCGACACCGACTCCACCAACGCGCTCGACACCGCGTTCCGGACCCTGCGCGACCGGGTCGCCGCACCGGACCTGACGCTGCTCACCGGCGACCAGGTCTACGCCGACGCGCCCGCGAAGTTCTACGGCACGATGGCCCGCCGCACCCCGCGCACCTACGGGCTGCTCGAGTACTGGACGTCCTGGGGCATGCAGACCTACGGACACCGGCGCCGTGTCCACAAAGGGATGGGCGCGCTGCTGCGCCACGGCCCGCACTGGTTCCTGCCCGACGACCACGAGTTCTGGAACAACTGGCCGCACGCCTCGGTGACCGCGCGGCACTCCTACGCCAACATCGCGCGCGCCGGGCGCGGCGGGCTGCGGCGCCGGCTCGCGGTGCTGCGCCACGAGAGCGGGACGGAGGTGCCGGTCCCGGAGGACCCGGGCCCGCCGCCGTCGGACCCGCTGGTGCAGAGCTACCACCCGGTGCACCCCGACGAGTGGGACGCGTGGGGCCGCGCCGCGTTCGACCTGTTCGGCTCGTTCCAGACGCCGAGCGTGCGCGACCGCGACACCGGCCGGATCACCCGCGGCGAGCTCGACGACACCGACCCGCACCGCCCCCCGCGCCACGACCCGCGGGGCGAGGTGCACCGGCCCCTGAACCAGGTCGTGCAGCGGATCGACCTCGACCAGGTGCAGGTCGTCCTGCTCGACACCCGCACCCGCCGCACCCGGCAGACCGAGGACCCCCGCTACTCGAGCTTCGTCGACGACGCCGCGGTCGACCGGGTGCTGGCCATCGCCGCCGACGCCCCGGTCCTCGTGCTGGTGAGCCCGCAGCCGATGCTCGTCCCGCCGTACCGGACGCGGCTGCGCGAGCGCCCGATCGGCGCCCGGGTGGAGAAGGCGCTCGACGTCGGGATCGCCGACTACCCCGACCAGTACGCCCGGCTGTGGGACGGCCTGGTGACCGCCCGGGACGGACGGCCGACGGTCACCGTCGGCGGCGACATCCACTCCAGCTACGTGGGTCACGCGCCGTCGCTGCCGCTGCTGGAGGTCGTGTCGTCACCGATGTCGCTGGTCGCCGGCTCCACCCTGTTCGAGACCCTGTTCGCGATGCCGGCCCGCCTGTTCCGCGCCATGTCGGGTGGTTCGGCGACCCGCGACCCGTACGCACCGGGTGCCCCGCTGGCCCGGGTCGGGGACCTGCGCAGCCGCGGCGTGCCGCTGCTGCGGCCGGACGACACGGCGGTGTCGCTGGACGGGCTCGGCCGGGGCAACCCGGAGGCGCTCGGGCTGCTCTCGCTGTCCCGGCCGGAGGAGCACCGGTTCGTCCTCACCGCGGCGCTGCACCGGCGGGCGTCGCTGGTGGCGGGGCACACCCGTGGTTCGCGGGAGGTGACGGTCGAGCTGCGCACCGACCGGCGCGGGCCGGAGGCGATGGGTGTCCCGGAGGTGATCCGCCGGGAGCCGTGACGGGGCGTGGCCGGGGAGCCGCCCCGCCGACCGGCGGGGCGACGTCCGGCGTGCTCGAGCGACCGGGTTACCAAGCGTGCACACGGGGTGCCGTGTGGACGGTCTCGGCGGCAACAGCCGGTTGTCGGCTGCTGACGCAGACCCACGGCCCCCTTACCTTCTCGCGGCGTGCTTCGCGTGGGTGCCCGATGGCTCGAACCGGAGACTCCGGCCGGGAGGGCGAGCCTTCTCCTCCGGCTCGACCTTGGCCTGCCGACGTCCCGGCGAGGATTGGTGTACTCCCTCCGCCCGTCGTCGGCAAGTCACGGCTGCGCGCACCCGGCGAGCTCGTTCTCCGGGAGGAGGCGTGGACCGTCCGGTACGGCTACGGTCGCCGCCATGGGGGATCTGCTGCTCAGCGAGGAACTGCTGCTCCTCGGCCTGCACGACGAGACCGGCAAGCCCGACGGCTGGTTCCAGCCGAGCACCTTGCACGGCGCGCTGCTCTGCGACCTGATCGAGCGGGGCGCGGTCACCGTGGACGGGAAGAAGCGGCTGCACCCGGGCGACCGGGCGCCCGAGCACCCGGCCCTGCGGGCGGTCCACGAGACCATCGCCGCCGACGCGAAGCCGCGCACGGTGGCGCACTGGACGGGCGCGCTCCCGTGGAAGCATGCCAAGCCGGCCGAGCTCGTCGCCGCGCGGCTGGTCGACGACGGCGTCCTCACCCGGGAGGAGGGGAAGGTCCTCGGGATCTTCCGCACCACCCGGCTCCCCGAGGCCGATCCGCGGCCGGAACGCGCCCTGCGCGAGCGGCTGCGCGGGATCCTGGTCACCGGGGTGGAGCCGGACGCGCACGACGCCCTGCTCGTCACGCTGCTGAACACGACGTCGCAGGTGCGGGCGGCGCTGTCCGACGTGGACTCCGAGCAGCGGAGGGCCGGGCTCCGGCGGGCGAAGGAGATCGCGAAGGGGCTGAAGGACAACCCGGTCGTCAAGGCCCAGTACGACGCCGCGATGGCCGCGGTGATGGCGAGCGTCGTCACCACCACGGTCGTGGTGACGGCCGGATCCGGCTGATCGAGCCGGGGGCCGTGACGCGGCTCGTGGCCGGGTTCCGCGGCGGGCCGGGGCCGTCACCGTCCTGGTGACGACCGGGACGGGAGGCCGGCGTCGAGCCCGGGGGCGAGCCGGAGCAGCCGCGCGACCGATGCGGCGTGCCCTCCGGCGCGGGCGGCGTCCAGTGCCGTGGCGGCGAGCCGGTCGGCGTCCGCTGCCCCTTCTGCCACGGCCAGCTCGACGGCGGCGAGCCGGGCCTCGTAGTGGCCCAGCGCGGGCCCGGTGGCGAGCGCGCGGCGCACGAGCGGTGCCGCGGGTGCGAGCCGGCCGGTCTCGACGGCGACCAGCGCGGCGCGGGCGGCGGCCCACGAGGCGAACAGGGCGAGATCGTCGCCGGCCGCGGCGGCGGAGGCGGCGTAGGCCGCGGCGGCGTCGTCGAGCCGGCCGCGGGCCTCCAGCGCGATCCCCCGGGCGCGGTGCGCCGTCGCGGTCCAGCCGCGGTGGCCGAGGGACCGCGCGAGCCGCAGCGCCTCGACGGCGTCGGCCTCGGCCTCCTCCCCCCGGCCGAGCGCGGACAGCGCCTCGGAGCGATGCCACAGGGCGTAGGCCTGCGCCTCGGGGGCGTCGAGATCCCGGGCGATCCGCAGCGCCGCCGAGGTCTCGGCGAGCCCGTCGGCAGGGCGTCCGTGGAACACCAGCCCGTGCCCGCGGGTCGAGCGCGGGGTGACCACCCGCAGCAGGTCGCCCGACTCGGTGAACAGCTGCGCGACCCGCTCGAACACCGCGAGGGCCGGGACGATCCGGCCGTCGAGGAACGTGGCCATCGCCCGGCCGTCGAGGATCCGGGCCACCCCGCGTTCGTCACCGAGCCGGCGGAACAACGCCAGGGCCGCGTCGGCCCGCTCGGTGGCCCGCTCGGGCCGCCCGAGGTTCATGTCGAGGATCGCGGCGGTCTCCAGCGCGACCGCGCGGGCGGCGTCGTCGTCCGCCGCACCGATCAGCGCCAGCTCGGCGAGGTCGGCGGCGCGGTGCGGGTCCTGCGCACCGGAGGTGAGCATGGCCAGGCGGGCCAGCCGCCGCGCCCGGTTCCCGCCGGTGGACAGGGGCACCGCGGCGCGCAGGTCGGCGAGCGCGCCGGCGAGGTCGCCGTGTGCGGCCCGCGCCTCGGCCCGCACGTCGAGCAACGTGGCGCGGACGGGCGGGCGCGGATCGAGCGCGAGCCCGGCGTCGGCGAGCGTGCGGGCCTCCCGGGTGGCATGGCCGTCGAGCGCGCCGGTCGCGGCGGACGCGTACGCGGCTGCGGCCGCCGCGGCGTCACCGGACTCCCGGTGGTGCCGGGCGATCTCGGACGGGTCGGCGTCGCCGGTCTCCAGGGCACGGGCCAGCGCGCCGTGCAGCCTCGCTCGCTCGCCGGCGGGCAGCCCGGCGACGACGGTCTCGCCGACCAGGTCGTGCGCGGTGGTCCAGCCACGCCCGCCGAGCCGCAGCAGCCCCGCGTCCGCCAGCCCGGCCAGCTCGTCCATGGTCGCGGCCTCGCCGTGTCCGGTGGCTGCGGCGACGGTGCGGGCCGGGGCCTCCCTGGCCAGCAGGGCGACCACGGCGAGTGTGTCCGCGCCGGCGGCGTGCCGCTCCACGCGGCGGTGGATCGCCCGGCGCTGGCCCGCGCGCCCGAGGTCGACCGCCAGCCCGGCCACGTCGTGCTCGCGCGGGTGCCAGCCGTCGGGACCGGCGTCGACCGCGTCCCGCGTGACCAGCTCGCGCAGTACCTCGGCGACCGCGAACGGCGTGCGGTCGGTCGACTCCCCCAGCGCCTGCGCGAGCTCGGCGTTGCCGACGAGCGCGCCCAGCGCCGATGCGGAGAGCGGCCCGAGCGGCACGTCGGACATCTCCCGGACCGCACGCAGGTCTGCCAGCACCCCCGGGCGCAGCTCGTCGGGGCGGAACGCGAGGACGGCGGCCAGCCGCGGCAGCCGGGCCAGCGCGCTGCCCAGCAGGCCGAGGCTGGACGGGTCGGCCCATTGCAGGTCGTCGACGACGAGGAGCGCGTCGGCCGCCGCCGCGGCCTCCAGCATCCGCACTCCGCCGGCGAGCTGCAGGGCGCGGCGGGTCTCGCCGTCGAGCACGACGGGACGGCCGCCGAGCTCGGGCAGCAGCCCGGCCAGCGCGTCGCGGGCCAGTGCCGGGACCGCGGCGGCCACGGCGTCGTCGACGGCCAGGGCCGCGCGCAACAGCGACCCGGCCAGTCCCCAGGCGTCGGCCAGCTCCGGCAGGACGGCGCGTGCGGCGACCACCGGCCGCCCGGAGCGGCGGACCACCTCGGCCAGCAGCCGGGACTTGCCCACGCCCGCGACCCCGGCCACGGCCGCGACCCCGCCCGCCGCGAGGGTCCGGTGCACGGCGGCGAGCTCGGCGTCCCGGCCGACGAAGGGCAGCTCCCCGAACGCCGACGGCGACGCCTGCCCGGTCGGCGGCAGGTCCCCGTGCAGCAGCGACCGCTGCAGCGCCGCGGCCCGCGGCGACGGGTCGACGCCCAGCTCGTCGGCCAGCGCCCGGCGCAGGTCGGCCAGCCGGGCCAGTGCCCCCGCCCGGTCGCCGGCCGCGGCCAGGGCCCGGGCGAGCACGAGCACCGCCGGTTCCCGCAGCGGGTCGGCGGCCACCGCCCGAGCCGCGTGCCCGGCGGCGGCGCCCGGGTCCCCGAGGGTCAGCGCCGCCTCGGCGGCGGCCTCCAGCGCCTCGACCCGGGCCCGCAGCAGCCGCTCGCGTGGCTCGCGGGCCCAGTCGGCGTAGGTGTCCTCGGGCAGCGGCTCACCCCACAGCTCCAGCGCGACGGTCGCCGCACGCAGCGCGCCCGCCGGATCCGCTGCGGCAGCGCGGCGGGCCCGCGCCGTCGCCGCCAGGAACTCCTCGGCGTCCACCGTGCACGGACCCAGCGCGTACCCGCCCGGCCCGGTGACCACGAGCCCCGGGTCGCCGACGGCGGTGCGCGCCCGGTGCACCAGCACGTTGAGGTTTCCTGCCGGGTCGGCCGGTACCCGGTCGGGCCAGAGGGCGTCGGCCAGGACGTCGTGCGGGACCAGGTCGGGGCGCCGGACGGCCAGCAGCCGCAGCAGGGTCCGTACCTTGCGGCCGCCGAACGCCGGCGGCGGCACCTCGACGCCGGCACGGAGGACGCGGAACCGCCCGAGCAGCTCGAGGCGCGTTCCGGCCATCCGCCCATCGTCCTCGCCCGCCAGCGAGCTGCAAGGTCCTCGCCAGGCCGGCTGCCTAGCGTCCACGGCACCCGATTCCGAGAGCGGAGGGCATCATGAACATCCCCTACGAGCAGTCGGACTTCGCCAGCCCCGACGAGACCCGCGAGTTCCCGCACGGCAGCCTCGACCTGGTGCGCATCGGCGGTGGCGAGGTCGGCCGGCTGACCCTGCAGCCGGGCTGGCGGTGGTCGAACGACGTCAAGCCGCTCGCCGGCACCGACTGGTGCGAGGCGCCCCATTTCCAGTACCACGTGGCCGGGACGCTGCGCGTGCGGTCCCGGGACGGGCAGGAGTTCGACGCGACGCCGGGCCAGGTCACCGCGCTGCCGTCCGGGCACGACGCCTGGGTGGTCGGGGACACGCCCGTCGTCGTGATCGACTGGAACGGGGTGTCGCACTACGCGCAGCAGGAGGAACGATGACGACCGCCTCCGCGACCGCGCTCGACGCGGTAGGGCGGTTCACCACCGCGTTCGACGCCAAGGACGTCGACGCCGTCATGGCCGCGATGACCCCGGACTGCGTCTTCGAGGACACGACACCACCCGACGGCCGGCGGCACGTGGGAGCGCAGGAGGTCCGCGCCGCCTGGGAGGCGCTGTTCGCGAGCTCGCCCGGCGCCGTGTTCGAGACCGAGGAGATGTTCGCGGCCGGCGACCGCGTCGTCGCCCGGTGGCGCTACACGTTCGCGGGCGGCCATGTCCGGGGCGTCGACGTCTTCACGGTCCGGGACGGGCGGGTCGCCGGGAAGCTGTCGTACGTGAAGGGGTGACGCTCCCGAGCCGTCGAGTCCGACCCGTAACCCGGTCCGGAGGGGGTGCGAGTACCGCATGCCGATCGGTGCCCGACGGAGCCCAGGAACGGCGCACCGGCGGCTCCGAAGGGAGCGCATCATGAGCAACGTCGACAAGCACCGGGACGCGCACGAGGCGTTCAACCGCCGGGACTGGGACGAGGTGATCCGCGATTTCGCCCCGGACGCCGAGTACGTCGACCACCCGCGCGGGCTGACCGTCAAGGGCGCCGGGCAGTTCGTGGACTACCTGCGTTCCGGCTGGGTCACCGGGTTCTCGGACGCCGCGGTCACCGACGTCCGCTACACCGAGGGCGCCGACCGCAGCATCGCCCAGTTCACCGGGACCGGGACCAACGACGGCGCGCTCGGCCCGATGCCGGCCACCGGCCGCAGCATGAGCATGCCCTTCTGCGAGATCATGAGCTACGACGCCGACGGCCGGATCGTGCGCGGCGAGCTGTACTACGACCAGGTCAGCATGCTGGTCCAGCTCGGGCACATGCCACCGCCGCACGGCTGAGCCGGCCCGGGCCGGTTTGGTGGACCGGCCCCTGGCCACGACCGCGGCGGCCGACGCAGGTCGCCGCGGCCGGTCGTGCCTGGCCTCCTGCCGCCGGGCGGCGCTCGCCCGGAACCCGGCTGCGTCCCGGCAGGTTCGCGACCGCGCCCGGATCGCCAGCCCGTAACCCGGGGCCGGGAGCCGGCGAGTTCGGCAGCGACCGGCCGACCAGACGGAGGCGTGATGACCAGGTACGTGCTGTTCTTCTCCTACACCCCCGAAGCATGGCGCAAGATGATCGACAATCCCGGGGATCGCGCCGCCGCGGCGCGGGCCGTGCTGGAGCCCGTCGGCGGCACGTTGGAGTCCCTCTACTTCATGTTCGGGGAGACCGACGGGATGGCGATCTGCGACGTCCCGGACGCCGAGGCCGCCGCTGCGGCGGCGATCGCGGTGGCGAGCAGCGGGGCGTTCCGCAACGTCCGCACCCACGAGTTGATCGAACCGGAACGGTTGCGCTCGGTGCTGGGCAAGGCCGGCCAGGCAGCGGGTTCCTATCCAGCACCGGGGACCTGACCCCGGAAGGTCCGACCGAGCACGAACGGGCACCGGTGCGGCAGCCGCGTCGAACGAGGGCGGCTGGTCAGCGCCGCCAGGTCACGTGCGTGACGTGGGGTGTGGTCCGGGACGACAACGGCCGGAGCGACAGCTCACCCACCCCGTCGAAGATCCGCAGCCCCTCCCCCACCGTGATCGGCGCGATGTGCAGCCGTAGCTCGTCGACGAGCCCCGCGCGCAGGCCGGCGTTGATCGTGGTGGGGCCGCCGGCGATCGCGACGTCCCCGTCGCCCGCCGCGCGCACGGCCTGCGCGACCGCGGCCTCGACGCCGTCGGTGACGAAGTGGAACGTCGTCCCGCCGTCCATCTCCACCGACTCCCGCGGCCGGGAGCAGACCACGAAGACGGGGCCGTGGTAAGGCGGCTCGGGGCCCCACCAGCCCGTCCAGTCGAGATCCCACTCCCCGCGGTCGGGGCCGAACATGTGCCGGCCCATGACATACGCGGCCGGCGCGGTCATCGCCGCGAGCTCGTCGGCGTTGTCGTCGGGGTGCTCGAACATCCACGCGTGCAGCTGCTCGGCGTCGCCCAGCCGGCTGCCGAACGGGTGCTCCCGGGTCTGGTCCTCGCCGGCGGCGATCAGATCCAGCGAGACGGACAGGTCCACGGTCACGGCCATCGTGGCGTTCTCCTCCGTGCGTTCGGTCAGGTCGCCGCGGGCGCGGGGCGCGCGGCCGCGGTGTTGCGCCGGGCGAGCCAGGCGATCGGGAGGAACAGCCAGAAGCCCGACACCGGGGTGAGCAGCACGCCCCACAGGCCGGTCGCCGCCATGGCCGGGGCGAACCCGCGGGGCACCCCGTCACCGCGCCGCTCCGCCGCCGTCACCCCCGCCCCGACGAGCCCCAGCAGCAGGCCCGCGGTCGCGTACCAGAAGGCCGCACCGCGCACGGTCGCCTGCGCCGGGTCGGCGTCGAGGGCTCCGAGCACGCCGGCGTCGACGATGCTGCGGGCCGAGTCGCGGTAGACCACCGGTGTTGCGGCCACGTGGACCGCCGCGAGCACCACCGTCCAGAACCCCGCGCACCTCGACAGCTTCATGCCGCCGCCCTTCTGTCGATGCCGTACCATACCTCATGGTATGGCCGATCGGAGGTCCTGGCGATGCGCCGACCGCGTGAGAGCGCCCCGGCGGCGACACCGCGGCGCCGGTGGCTCGACGCGGGCCTCGACCTCCTGGCGACGTCCGGCATCACCGCCGTGACCATCGAGGCGCTCTGCGAGCGGCTCGGCCTGAGCAAGGGCTCCTTCTACCACCACTTCGCGGGCATGACCGGCTACCGGACCGCGCTGCTGGAGCACTTCGAGGAGCGCGAGACCCGGGCGTTCATCGACCTCGTCGAGGAGCTCCCGGCGGCCGACGGCACGGAGAAGCTGCGCGCGCTCGTCCGGGCGATCGTGGCGGACGACGCCCACGACACCCTCGAGCCGCGGGTCCGCACCTGGGCCGGCCAGGACGACGAGGCGCGCCGGCATCTCGAGCGTGTCGACCGCACCCGCGTGGCGTACGTCCGGCGGCAGTGCCGGGCCGCCATCGACGACACCGAGCTCGCCGACGACGTCGCGACGATGATCTATCTCGTCATGGTGGGAGCCGGGCACACGGTGCCGCAGGTGCTCGTGGCGGAGCAGGCGCGCCTGTGGGAGCGGTTGATCGAGGTTCTGGAGGCGCGGGGCGGGGAGCGCGACGAGCCGTAGTGCGACGCCCGTGAGCCGGAACCGACCCGGCCACGCCCCACTCGCCTCCTGGTCGAGACCAACATTCATGACACGCAGTTGCCAGTGCGGCCGTCGTACACCCTTTCAGTCGAGGCACGCACCCCGTTTGGCCCAACCACGCCTGGAATGTCGCTCCCCTCCGTAACACCCTGCGCGATGGTCACGACCGTCACCGCGCCCCACGCGGGCACGACACCATCCACCAGACGGCCCGCTGGGCTGCGCTCCGCCGACGAACGAAAGGGCGGGACATGACTGATCCGACCGGATGCACCCGTGTGGCGGTGGTCGGTTACGGCTACTGGGGGTCGAAGCACGTCCGTGTCCTCAGCACGCTTCCGGGCGTCGAGGTGATGGTGGTGGATGCCGACGACGACCGGCTGGCGGAAGCAGCTGCCCAGTATCCGGCGGCCGAACGCTGCCGGTCCCTCGACTACGCCCTCGACCGCGTGCACGCCGTCGTCGTCGCGGCCCCGCCGGGTTCACACGCCGAACTCGCGCGTACCGCGCTCTCGGCGGGTCGGCACACGCTCGTCGAGAAGCCCCTGACGACGAGCGTCGAGGACGCCGAGGATCTCGTCGACCTGTCCCGGCGAAGCGGTGCGCTGCTGATGACCGGGCACACCTTCGAGTACAACCCGGCGGTCTGGAAGCTGAAGGAGGTGGTCCGGAGCGGCGAGCTCGGCCGGGTCCTCTACATCGACGCTCAGCGACTGAGCCTGGGCCGGTACCAGGCGGATGTGGACGTCGTGTGGGACCTCGCGCCGCACGACATCTCCATCGTGTCATTCCTGCTCGACGAGATGCCGTCCGCGGCATCGGTATGGGCCAAGCGAAATCTCGGGGTCCGGCACTCCGACATGGCGTACCTCCGCCTCGATTTCGAGACGGCCCGGACACACGCGTTCGTCCACGTCAGCTGGCTCAACCCCCGGAAGGTCCGCACGATCACCGTCATCGGCGAGCGGAAGATGGCCGTCTACGACG
It contains:
- the rfbB gene encoding dTDP-glucose 4,6-dehydratase, whose translation is MRIVVTGGAGFIGSHFVRTLLGQGYPGYDTAEVVVLDAFTYAGRAENLAPVADSPRLRVERGDIRDPRRVAEVLPGADLVVHFAAETHVDRSIAGAADFVTTNVVGTQVLLQAAVDARVGRFVHVSTDEVYGSVEDGSWPEDHPLEPNSPYSAAKAGSDLLARSYHRTHGLDVVITRCSNNYGPYQYPEKVIPLFVTRLLDGGRVPLYGDGGNVRDWLHVDDHCHGIALVAAKGRAGEIYNIGGGTELTNRELTGRLLAAVGADWSRVEHVPDRKGHDRRYSVDWSKIRDELGYAPRVPFEQGLADTVAWYREHRSWWA
- the rfbD gene encoding dTDP-4-dehydrorhamnose reductase, which produces MRACVLGARGQLGRALVAALPDAVALGRDDLDVGDPDAVAAHDFSRYDVVFNAAAYTAVDRAETEPAAAWRVNALGPAHLAAAAARHGVTLVHVSTEYVFDGTVPGPMPEDTPLAPLGVYGASKAAGELAVRAAPRHLVARTSWVVGDGGNFVATMARLARDGACPAVVDDQVGRPTFAGDLAAALVALAGRGETGTVHVTNDGEPVSWYGLATEVFAHCGRDPGDVRPVTTTEYAADKAHLARRPANSVLDLSRLTLSGVAMPPWRDALARHLGAAR
- the rfbA gene encoding glucose-1-phosphate thymidylyltransferase RfbA yields the protein MKGIVLAGGTGSRLFPLTRAVSKQLLPVYDKPMIYHPLTTLMLAGIREILLISTPHDLPGFQRLLGDGSDLGLQLTYAAQEQPRGLAEAFVIGADHVRGGPSALVLGDNIFHGASFGDLLRRQVARVASGDAGCVLFGYPVRDPERYGVGEADDDGKLISIEEKPAHPRSDRAITGLYLYDDQVADIAAKIEPSARGELEITDVNRAYLEQGRARLQDLGRGFAWLDTGTHESLMEAGQYVRVLENRQGVRIACVEEVALRMGFIDADACHALGARQAGSGYGEYVMQVADQFRRPR
- a CDS encoding GPP34 family phosphoprotein, which produces MGDLLLSEELLLLGLHDETGKPDGWFQPSTLHGALLCDLIERGAVTVDGKKRLHPGDRAPEHPALRAVHETIAADAKPRTVAHWTGALPWKHAKPAELVAARLVDDGVLTREEGKVLGIFRTTRLPEADPRPERALRERLRGILVTGVEPDAHDALLVTLLNTTSQVRAALSDVDSEQRRAGLRRAKEIAKGLKDNPVVKAQYDAAMAAVMASVVTTTVVVTAGSG
- a CDS encoding BTAD domain-containing putative transcriptional regulator — encoded protein: MAGTRLELLGRFRVLRAGVEVPPPAFGGRKVRTLLRLLAVRRPDLVPHDVLADALWPDRVPADPAGNLNVLVHRARTAVGDPGLVVTGPGGYALGPCTVDAEEFLAATARARRAAAADPAGALRAATVALELWGEPLPEDTYADWAREPRERLLRARVEALEAAAEAALTLGDPGAAAGHAARAVAADPLREPAVLVLARALAAAGDRAGALARLADLRRALADELGVDPSPRAAALQRSLLHGDLPPTGQASPSAFGELPFVGRDAELAAVHRTLAAGGVAAVAGVAGVGKSRLLAEVVRRSGRPVVAARAVLPELADAWGLAGSLLRAALAVDDAVAAAVPALARDALAGLLPELGGRPVVLDGETRRALQLAGGVRMLEAAAAADALLVVDDLQWADPSSLGLLGSALARLPRLAAVLAFRPDELRPGVLADLRAVREMSDVPLGPLSASALGALVGNAELAQALGESTDRTPFAVAEVLRELVTRDAVDAGPDGWHPREHDVAGLAVDLGRAGQRRAIHRRVERHAAGADTLAVVALLAREAPARTVAAATGHGEAATMDELAGLADAGLLRLGGRGWTTAHDLVGETVVAGLPAGERARLHGALARALETGDADPSEIARHHRESGDAAAAAAAYASAATGALDGHATREARTLADAGLALDPRPPVRATLLDVRAEARAAHGDLAGALADLRAAVPLSTGGNRARRLARLAMLTSGAQDPHRAADLAELALIGAADDDAARAVALETAAILDMNLGRPERATERADAALALFRRLGDERGVARILDGRAMATFLDGRIVPALAVFERVAQLFTESGDLLRVVTPRSTRGHGLVFHGRPADGLAETSAALRIARDLDAPEAQAYALWHRSEALSALGRGEEAEADAVEALRLARSLGHRGWTATAHRARGIALEARGRLDDAAAAYAASAAAAGDDLALFASWAAARAALVAVETGRLAPAAPLVRRALATGPALGHYEARLAAVELAVAEGAADADRLAATALDAARAGGHAASVARLLRLAPGLDAGLPSRSSPGR
- a CDS encoding cupin domain-containing protein, whose protein sequence is MNIPYEQSDFASPDETREFPHGSLDLVRIGGGEVGRLTLQPGWRWSNDVKPLAGTDWCEAPHFQYHVAGTLRVRSRDGQEFDATPGQVTALPSGHDAWVVGDTPVVVIDWNGVSHYAQQEER